A single region of the Dunckerocampus dactyliophorus isolate RoL2022-P2 chromosome 3, RoL_Ddac_1.1, whole genome shotgun sequence genome encodes:
- the LOC129178467 gene encoding relaxin-3 receptor 1-like — protein MDDALNQSEALNASGDDKFHFDDIGVGADADGSAFLRILISVVYSVVCAVGLVGNLLVFFLMRLRQGRKKSAINFFIINLAVTDFQSVLTLPFWAVDTALDFSWPFGDAMCKVVLAVTVMNMYASVFFLTAMSVTRYLSVTSALKKSSHRWSRRVKWVCAVLWVAATLATAPTAIFSAVIVVAGEKLCLLKFPEGYDWLALYHIQKILLAFIIPLLIVSVNYLMLLRFIKRKSMCTSNPKRRSRVTKSVAIVVLSFFCCWMPNQAITFWGVLVKFNAVNWDKSYYMAHTYVFPLSVCLAHANSCLNPILYCLMRPEIRKMLHALFWRVPSPSANTNSKCCKTRSFTHGDVQAARTADNAGFTLSVIDDKGLTSSKMAT, from the coding sequence ATGGATGACGCATTAAACCAGAGCGAGGCATTAAACGCAAGTGGCGATGACAAATTTCACTTTGATGACATCGGCGTGGGCGCGGACGCGGACGGGAGCGCCTTCTTGAGGATCCTCATCTCCGTGGTCTACTCCGTGGTCTGTGCGGTGGGTTTGGTGGGGAACCTCCTCGTCTTCTTCCTCATGAGGCTGCGACAAGGTCGAAAGAAGTCTGCCATAAACTTTTTCATCATCAACCTGGCTGTGACCGACTTCCAGTCGGTGCTGACGCTGCCCTTCTGGGCCGTGGACACGGCCCTGGACTTCAGCTGGCCCTTCGGGGACGCCATGTGCAAGGTGGTGCTCGCCGTCACGGTGATGAACATGTACGCCAGCGTCTTCTTCCTCACGGCCATGAGCGTCACCAGGTACCTATCCGTCACTTCGGCGCTCAAGAAGTCCTCGCACAGATGGTCGAGGCGCGTCAAGTGGGTGTGCGCGGTGCTGTGGGTGGCGGCTACGCTCGCTACGGCTCCCACAGCGATCTTCTCCGCAGTGATCGTGGTGGCGGGAGAAAAACTCTGCCTCCTTAAATTCCCAGAAGGATACGACTGGCTCGCCCTTTACCACATCCAAAAAATATTGCTTGCTTTTATTATCCCGCTCCTGATTGTCTCCGTCAACTACCTGATGCTTTTGCGCTTCATTAAACGCAAGAGCATGTGCACCAGCAACCCAAAGAGGAGATCGAGGGTCACTAAATCTGTCGCAATAGTCGTTTTATCCTTTTTCTGCTGTTGGATGCCCAACCAAGCTATCACCTTCTGGGGCGTTTTGGTTAAATTTAACGCAGTCAACTGGGATAAATCCTACTACATGGCGCACACCTACGTGTTCCCACTCTCTGTGTGCTTGGCGCACGCAAACAGCTGTTTGAATCCCATACTGTACTGTCTCATGAGGCCAGAGATCAGGAAGATGCTTCATGCTTTATTCTGGAGAGTTCCCAGTCCGTCCGCCAACACCAACAGCAAGTGCTGCAAGACGCGCTCTTTTACGCACGGAGACGTCCAAGCAGCGCGGACTGCTGACAATGCAGGGTTCACCCTGTCTGTCATTGATGATAAAGGACTTACTAGCTCCAAAATGGCCACGTGA